In a single window of the Sorangium aterium genome:
- a CDS encoding cyclase family protein produces MKPGVMPLRGAIVVTMAVSLVAGAALARGVPMLQSYDPMPGPSPWGPDDEAGASNTQTPDKVLEGKRLIKEGKVYRLGHVYEPGMPTFPGNQGLSMEAGPTAVIQQQVTNSEVMHGEFGQMGTEFDALGHFGYIPPGSTDPADALFYNQFTGAEILTEDGLAHLGVEHVKPLVTRGVLLDVKRYANGGQTLAFGQEITLPMVMQTLRAQKMDARDIGVGDVVLIFTGWEENWELGTEGYYTQPGVGLAQPGIGLEVAKWLSSKGIACVGSDNFGIEVTPPKPPVAPGVVFPVHHHLLVKSGIFMHEVMVLSELAADLAAELQQHPHGHKSPYEFFYVYSPLPLRGASGSPGIPLAIR; encoded by the coding sequence ATGAAGCCTGGAGTGATGCCGTTACGTGGCGCGATCGTGGTGACCATGGCCGTCAGCCTGGTCGCGGGGGCGGCGCTGGCCCGCGGCGTGCCGATGCTGCAGAGTTACGATCCGATGCCCGGTCCCTCGCCCTGGGGCCCTGACGACGAGGCGGGCGCCTCCAACACGCAGACGCCGGACAAGGTCCTGGAGGGCAAGCGCCTGATCAAGGAGGGCAAGGTCTACCGCCTGGGTCACGTCTACGAGCCGGGGATGCCGACGTTCCCGGGCAACCAGGGGCTCTCGATGGAGGCCGGGCCGACCGCGGTGATCCAGCAGCAGGTCACGAACTCCGAGGTGATGCACGGGGAGTTCGGCCAGATGGGGACGGAGTTCGACGCGCTGGGCCATTTCGGCTACATCCCGCCCGGGAGCACGGACCCGGCCGACGCGCTCTTCTACAACCAGTTCACTGGCGCCGAGATCCTCACGGAAGACGGGCTCGCGCACCTCGGCGTCGAGCATGTGAAACCGCTCGTCACGCGCGGCGTGCTCCTCGACGTCAAGCGCTACGCGAACGGCGGGCAGACGCTCGCGTTCGGCCAGGAGATCACGCTGCCCATGGTGATGCAGACGCTGCGCGCGCAGAAAATGGACGCGCGCGACATCGGCGTCGGCGACGTCGTGCTGATCTTCACGGGCTGGGAGGAGAACTGGGAGCTCGGCACCGAGGGGTATTACACGCAGCCGGGCGTGGGGTTGGCCCAGCCGGGGATCGGGCTCGAGGTCGCGAAGTGGCTCTCATCGAAGGGCATCGCCTGCGTCGGGTCGGACAATTTCGGCATCGAGGTCACCCCGCCGAAGCCTCCGGTGGCGCCGGGGGTGGTCTTCCCGGTGCACCATCACCTGCTGGTGAAGAGCGGAATCTTCATGCACGAGGTGATGGTGCTCTCGGAGCTGGCCGCGGATCTGGCCGCGGAGCTCCAGCAGCATCCCCACGGCCACAAGAGCCCCTACGAGTTCTTCTACGTCTACAGCCCGCTGCCCCTCCGGGGCGCGTCCGGCTCACCGGGGATCCCGCTCGCGATCCGGTGA
- a CDS encoding DnaJ-like cysteine-rich domain-containing protein, translating into MSERDEVITRVATTVIRRDLVPQRIPTHDRRSRSASPEDPASLDPFSGTMEELRTRTEHVDRCASCSGSGIGPCPACRGSGRQPCGNCSGSGKVLKHYKKSSKYINCSVCRGGGAVGCGECLSKGTITCVGCSGSGRQLVWWTYRESARVVVQLSTDSPIVHAHPQLLEDRFLGPSDLEAFVRLASVEAEGSIARGTLSPEDDIAARRQTPALDRRIERIRAQQLLRLGVLRRDVHYEMCGAEGTVVLSGASLAGASTPAAVGPIRRRLVLWGLASLVLLIGGACYMSALLGPTSYFRSVNRAIAFSSLTGMATAIVGVGGLLRALRPGVRFWPLGIIAQVTTVISAAAFLLCPVVAYFGRPSTEELQHAVTAGDLDRARVVAEALEATAPSEKLADAIDELRLAEAERLSGDARLDQLDAVASRDGSHAGRAKTNAQHARIEAIEAALAANRVADAVDLLKRWSLQLSDAPERGELEARAFEAQGVACSDDICRFAAARGAKAARSSPEREAMLDSARRKVTEELDTRTVPASDLLARVRWLRSLSKLAVTAQKAARGDSEVQEKANAASAWARAELGKVVLIGAPVPVVDELLERDAGSASSGWPELKGVSVYAAKVGSVCSGLFVVGATPGVRSLYGNEEGLRRLLAQATGRPEATLRARAASSKTHSVSTWVEGSTPVMARWNDTTLMELRIGRASP; encoded by the coding sequence GTGAGCGAGCGCGACGAGGTGATCACGCGCGTCGCGACGACGGTGATCCGCCGCGACCTCGTCCCGCAGCGCATCCCCACCCACGACCGTAGGAGCCGCAGCGCGAGCCCTGAGGATCCTGCGTCGCTCGATCCTTTCAGCGGCACGATGGAGGAGCTGCGCACGCGTACGGAACATGTCGATCGCTGCGCGTCGTGCAGCGGCAGCGGCATCGGCCCGTGCCCAGCGTGCAGGGGCAGCGGCAGGCAACCCTGCGGGAACTGCTCCGGCAGCGGGAAGGTCCTGAAGCATTACAAGAAGTCAAGCAAGTACATCAACTGCTCGGTATGTCGCGGCGGCGGCGCCGTAGGGTGCGGCGAATGCTTGTCCAAGGGGACGATCACATGCGTGGGTTGCTCGGGGAGCGGCCGGCAGCTCGTCTGGTGGACATACCGAGAAAGTGCGCGGGTTGTCGTACAGCTCTCCACCGACAGCCCCATCGTGCACGCACACCCTCAGCTGCTGGAGGACCGGTTCCTCGGGCCATCCGACCTGGAGGCGTTCGTGCGGCTCGCCTCGGTGGAGGCCGAGGGGAGCATCGCCCGAGGAACACTCTCGCCGGAGGACGACATTGCGGCGCGAAGACAGACGCCCGCGCTCGATCGTCGGATCGAGCGGATCCGGGCGCAGCAACTTCTCCGCCTTGGCGTCCTCCGGCGCGACGTGCACTACGAGATGTGTGGTGCCGAGGGGACCGTCGTGCTGTCCGGCGCGAGCCTCGCCGGGGCCTCGACGCCAGCAGCCGTGGGCCCTATCCGTCGCCGTCTGGTGCTTTGGGGGCTCGCCTCGTTGGTGCTGCTCATCGGCGGTGCCTGCTACATGTCGGCCCTTCTCGGCCCGACCAGTTATTTTCGCTCGGTCAACCGAGCCATCGCGTTTTCCTCGTTGACCGGCATGGCCACGGCGATCGTAGGAGTCGGAGGGCTGCTTCGCGCGCTTCGCCCCGGCGTCCGCTTCTGGCCGCTTGGCATCATCGCGCAGGTCACGACGGTGATCAGCGCTGCGGCGTTTCTGCTCTGTCCCGTGGTCGCTTATTTTGGTAGGCCAAGCACGGAGGAGCTTCAGCATGCAGTCACCGCGGGAGATCTCGACCGTGCGCGGGTCGTCGCGGAGGCTCTCGAAGCTACGGCGCCTTCCGAGAAGTTAGCGGACGCCATCGACGAGCTCCGTCTCGCAGAGGCGGAGCGGCTCTCTGGAGATGCGCGTCTCGACCAACTGGACGCGGTCGCGTCGCGGGACGGCAGCCATGCAGGCCGGGCCAAGACAAACGCGCAGCATGCACGCATCGAGGCAATCGAGGCAGCGCTCGCGGCGAACCGCGTTGCGGATGCCGTCGACCTGCTCAAACGCTGGTCGTTGCAGCTCTCCGATGCCCCGGAGCGCGGCGAGCTCGAGGCGCGCGCGTTCGAAGCGCAGGGAGTCGCCTGTTCCGACGATATATGCCGGTTCGCCGCAGCGAGGGGGGCCAAGGCGGCCCGCAGCTCTCCGGAGCGCGAGGCCATGCTCGACAGCGCGCGGCGGAAGGTGACGGAAGAGCTCGACACCCGAACGGTCCCCGCGAGCGATCTCCTCGCCCGAGTACGCTGGCTTCGATCGTTGTCGAAGCTCGCTGTGACGGCGCAAAAGGCCGCTCGAGGCGACAGTGAGGTTCAGGAAAAGGCAAACGCAGCGTCGGCCTGGGCGCGCGCCGAGCTCGGCAAGGTGGTCCTGATCGGTGCACCGGTGCCCGTGGTGGACGAGCTCCTCGAGCGGGATGCGGGCTCCGCAAGCTCCGGGTGGCCCGAGCTGAAGGGCGTGTCGGTGTACGCGGCGAAGGTCGGAAGCGTCTGCTCCGGCCTTTTCGTGGTCGGGGCAACGCCGGGGGTGCGGTCCCTCTACGGCAACGAAGAGGGGCTCCGCCGGCTGCTCGCGCAGGCCACGGGTCGCCCCGAGGCGACGTTGCGCGCCCGTGCGGCCTCCTCGAAGACGCACTCGGTCTCAACATGGGTTGAGGGCAGCACACCGGTGATGGCGCGGTGGAACGACACGACGTTGATGGAGTTGCGCATCGGGAGGGCGAGTCCCTGA
- a CDS encoding GNAT family N-acetyltransferase: protein MTDLLVALRPLDATELDAFVELVISSYAGERASAVDARPPDAQRNARSQVEALLPQGLGTPDHHLYSVLEGNAVVGHLWIGITSVDGFRSAFIYDIHLREDARGRGLGRRVMVLAEEAACGLGARDIELHVFAQNTRARRLYESLGYRITSLSMRKRLG from the coding sequence ATGACCGACTTGCTCGTCGCCCTGCGGCCGCTCGATGCCACCGAGCTCGATGCGTTCGTCGAGCTCGTGATCTCTTCGTACGCGGGCGAGCGCGCGAGCGCCGTGGACGCCCGACCTCCGGACGCGCAGCGCAACGCGCGCTCCCAGGTGGAGGCGCTCCTGCCGCAAGGGCTCGGCACCCCCGACCACCACCTCTATTCGGTGCTGGAAGGGAATGCCGTGGTCGGGCACCTCTGGATCGGGATCACCAGCGTGGACGGGTTTCGAAGCGCGTTCATCTACGATATTCATCTGCGTGAGGACGCCCGCGGCCGAGGCCTCGGGCGCCGGGTCATGGTCCTCGCCGAGGAGGCCGCCTGCGGGCTGGGCGCGCGGGATATCGAGCTCCACGTCTTCGCGCAGAACACGCGGGCGCGGCGGCTCTATGAGTCGCTCGGCTACCGGATCACGAGCCTGAGCATGAGAAAGCGCCTCGGTTGA
- the hxsB gene encoding His-Xaa-Ser system radical SAM maturase HxsB — MHPVFQPRSAYAPRAGYCLLPLRLGHLDGNTYIVTNDVGEYVRLERDELVAFVERRLAKDTNAYRTLKSRHFLYEDDSSVAFDLLALKYRSRVDRIAEFTGLHIFVVTLRCDHSCQYCQVSRQSEDVTQYDMTEAHADKALDLVFRSPSERIKIEFQGGEPLLNFPLVCRIVERAQELNQRHRRDLQFVITSNLSRLSDDVLSFCHEHGVYLSTSLDGPADLHDSQRPTRGGGSYQKTIDGIHRAREVLGPDRVSALMTTTPRSLHRVHEIIDEYVRLGFHGIFLRSLSPYGFATRSLVKRYGVEDWLDFYKRGLSHILRINAGGYLLREDYTTILLQKIFSPLGSAYVDLQSPAGIGIGALVYNYDGAVYASDEGRMLAEMGDQTFRLGHVDQEDYEALMTSEALLSSLSDTMLEGSPMCADCPFLPYCGADPVFHRATQGDAVGHKAFSSFCAKQMGVLRHLIGLLETDAEARDILLRWV, encoded by the coding sequence GTGCATCCAGTCTTTCAGCCGAGGAGCGCTTACGCACCACGCGCGGGATATTGCCTCCTGCCTCTCAGACTCGGCCATCTTGACGGAAATACCTACATCGTAACGAACGACGTCGGAGAGTACGTTCGCCTTGAGCGCGACGAGCTCGTCGCGTTCGTCGAGCGGAGGCTCGCGAAGGACACGAACGCGTATAGAACGCTGAAATCCCGCCACTTTCTCTATGAAGATGACTCTTCTGTTGCCTTTGATCTGCTGGCGTTGAAGTACAGGAGCCGCGTGGATCGTATCGCGGAGTTCACGGGGCTCCACATCTTCGTCGTCACGCTGCGGTGCGATCACTCATGCCAGTATTGCCAGGTTTCCAGGCAATCAGAGGACGTCACCCAGTACGACATGACGGAGGCGCACGCCGACAAGGCGCTGGACCTCGTCTTTCGGAGCCCGAGCGAGCGCATCAAGATCGAGTTTCAGGGGGGCGAGCCGCTCCTTAATTTCCCCTTGGTCTGTCGCATCGTGGAGCGCGCGCAGGAGCTTAATCAGCGCCATCGACGCGATCTCCAGTTCGTGATCACCTCCAACCTGTCGCGCCTGTCAGACGACGTCTTGTCCTTTTGCCACGAGCACGGCGTGTACTTGTCAACCTCGCTGGACGGGCCGGCCGACTTGCACGATTCCCAGCGGCCAACGCGCGGGGGCGGCAGCTACCAGAAGACGATTGATGGGATTCACAGGGCGCGTGAGGTCCTCGGACCGGACCGGGTCTCGGCGCTCATGACGACAACGCCGAGGAGTTTGCATCGCGTTCACGAGATTATTGACGAGTACGTGCGTCTCGGATTCCACGGCATTTTTCTTCGAAGCCTGAGCCCGTACGGATTCGCAACGCGGAGCCTCGTCAAGCGATATGGTGTTGAAGACTGGCTCGATTTCTACAAGCGTGGCCTTTCGCACATCCTGCGAATCAATGCTGGAGGCTACCTTTTGCGGGAGGACTACACGACCATCCTGCTTCAGAAGATATTTTCTCCCCTGGGCTCTGCATACGTCGATCTACAGTCCCCAGCGGGCATCGGGATTGGGGCGCTCGTGTACAACTACGACGGGGCGGTGTACGCCTCGGACGAGGGGCGCATGCTGGCCGAGATGGGCGACCAGACCTTCCGCTTGGGACACGTCGATCAGGAGGACTACGAGGCCCTGATGACATCTGAAGCACTCCTCTCGTCGCTGAGCGACACCATGCTCGAGGGTAGCCCCATGTGCGCCGATTGTCCTTTCCTTCCCTATTGCGGCGCGGACCCTGTATTCCACCGGGCAACGCAGGGCGATGCCGTTGGGCACAAGGCATTCAGCTCGTTCTGTGCGAAACAGATGGGCGTATTGCGGCACCTCATCGGGCTCCTCGAGACCGACGCTGAAGCGCGGGACATCCTGCTGCGCTGGGTGTGA
- the hxsC gene encoding His-Xaa-Ser system radical SAM maturase HxsC — MLVKLSARGLRALSSTSHTPFIARVSEDLALSEPERANNLLLLSADAPELPLGFRGYLLRRGMGIADRKDVYLLGSEHHYLRNGDVVRIDPARGSVSALYRAASRSNTFLVTERCDNFCLMCSQPPKDHDDSWLVDDLEQAIPLISSEATEIGITGGEPALLGERLVQLLVLLRRCLPRTSVHVLSNGRRFADGGFARCIGDVKHPDLMFGIPLYSDLPEEHDYVVQARGAFDETVRGILNLKRRRVRVELRFVIHRETVVRMPEFARFVARNLTFVDHVAFMGLEPVGFAKANLEALWIDPVDYQSALGEAVMTLERAGLMTSIYNHQLCALDPRLHRFARKSISDWKNVYLEACEGCRRKDDCGGFFASATVKRSRGIVAYT, encoded by the coding sequence ATGTTGGTGAAGCTATCGGCGCGAGGCTTGCGAGCATTGTCTTCGACGTCGCACACGCCGTTTATCGCGCGGGTCTCGGAAGATCTTGCGCTTTCCGAGCCGGAGCGAGCGAACAACCTGCTTCTACTGTCTGCTGACGCGCCTGAGTTGCCGCTGGGCTTTCGAGGATACCTCCTGCGCCGAGGGATGGGAATTGCGGATCGGAAGGACGTTTATCTCCTCGGTTCGGAGCACCATTACCTGCGGAATGGGGACGTGGTGCGGATTGACCCCGCGCGGGGCTCGGTCTCGGCGCTTTACAGAGCGGCCTCCCGGTCGAACACGTTCCTCGTTACCGAGCGTTGTGATAACTTTTGCCTGATGTGCTCTCAGCCGCCCAAAGATCACGACGACAGCTGGCTCGTGGACGATCTCGAGCAGGCTATCCCGTTGATTTCCTCGGAGGCCACAGAGATCGGGATCACTGGCGGTGAACCAGCTCTTCTCGGTGAGCGGCTCGTCCAGCTTCTCGTGCTTCTCCGCCGATGCCTGCCTCGCACGAGCGTGCATGTGCTCTCCAACGGTCGGAGGTTCGCCGACGGCGGCTTTGCGCGTTGCATAGGTGACGTGAAGCATCCGGACCTGATGTTCGGCATCCCGCTCTACTCGGATCTACCGGAGGAGCACGATTATGTCGTGCAGGCCAGGGGAGCCTTCGACGAGACGGTGCGGGGGATCTTGAACCTGAAGCGGCGACGTGTTCGCGTGGAGCTGCGGTTTGTGATCCATCGCGAGACTGTCGTGCGGATGCCCGAGTTCGCACGGTTCGTTGCGAGGAACCTGACCTTCGTGGATCACGTTGCGTTCATGGGCCTCGAGCCCGTGGGGTTCGCAAAGGCCAATCTCGAGGCGCTGTGGATTGATCCGGTTGACTACCAGAGCGCCCTTGGCGAGGCCGTCATGACGCTGGAACGGGCCGGATTGATGACGTCGATCTACAATCATCAGCTATGTGCTCTGGACCCGAGGCTACATCGGTTTGCGCGAAAGAGCATTTCGGACTGGAAGAACGTCTACCTCGAAGCGTGCGAAGGATGCCGTCGGAAGGACGACTGCGGTGGCTTCTTTGCGTCTGCCACGGTGAAGCGCAGCAGGGGCATCGTTGCCTACACTTGA
- the hxsD gene encoding His-Xaa-Ser system protein HxsD produces the protein MKTTRADTGAPFAFRDGRIAFTVDLRAYRLAAVQKAAYRMAAKCTAVIGQIDDHSLDVTLAFPPATGEQAALEVARVFFQELLDQELREKVGEETVSLRTLILAHAFSRARIPPRG, from the coding sequence ATGAAGACCACGAGGGCCGATACAGGTGCGCCGTTCGCCTTCCGAGATGGACGTATCGCGTTCACCGTCGATCTCCGTGCTTACCGCCTTGCGGCCGTGCAGAAAGCCGCCTACCGGATGGCCGCGAAGTGCACCGCCGTGATTGGCCAGATCGATGATCACTCGCTCGACGTTACGCTCGCCTTTCCGCCTGCGACCGGCGAGCAGGCAGCGCTCGAAGTAGCGAGGGTCTTCTTTCAGGAGCTGCTGGATCAAGAGCTTCGGGAGAAGGTCGGGGAAGAGACAGTATCGCTTCGGACGCTCATCCTCGCGCATGCCTTCTCTCGCGCGCGCATTCCTCCTCGAGGATGA
- a CDS encoding right-handed parallel beta-helix repeat-containing protein has translation MTLAAALLQADAGDTIYLRGGTYALKATLSLTKDGMSGATIELRAYPLDSERPLLDFSAMAESSSNRGLVLSGDYWHIYGIDVLRAGDNGMFVSGSHNVIEYSTFVECADTGLQLGGGAADNLVLNCDSYFNADSSLENADGFAAKLDVGTGNKFVGCRAWNNLDDGWDGYLRPADNVTTTYDGCWAIDNGKLKNGSVGAGDGNGFKSGGSDGKDLHHNAVYTRCIAAGNVNDGFDHNSNRGSVTILNSAAHANGSNINFSTSNIAASLTIRNTISLGTNGSLSATTTNITNNSWQGGLSATSGDFVSVDTSLLKGPRKADGSLPDIDYLKLVPGSDLRDAGIDVGVEYSGSAPDLGPFESEE, from the coding sequence ATGACCTTGGCCGCCGCCCTCCTTCAGGCGGATGCGGGCGACACCATTTACCTGCGCGGGGGCACCTACGCGCTCAAGGCGACCCTCAGCCTGACCAAGGACGGCATGAGCGGCGCAACCATCGAGCTGCGCGCCTATCCCCTGGACAGCGAACGCCCCTTGCTCGACTTTTCCGCCATGGCGGAGAGCTCCAGCAATCGCGGGCTCGTCTTGTCCGGCGACTACTGGCACATCTACGGCATCGATGTTCTCCGAGCCGGCGACAACGGCATGTTCGTCAGCGGTTCGCACAACGTGATCGAATACTCCACGTTCGTCGAATGCGCCGACACCGGACTCCAGCTGGGCGGAGGGGCGGCCGACAACCTGGTGCTCAACTGCGACTCGTATTTCAACGCCGATTCCAGCCTGGAGAACGCCGACGGCTTCGCCGCCAAGCTCGACGTCGGCACGGGCAACAAGTTCGTGGGCTGCCGCGCCTGGAACAACCTCGATGACGGCTGGGACGGCTACCTGCGCCCTGCAGACAACGTCACGACGACCTACGACGGCTGCTGGGCCATCGACAACGGGAAGCTCAAGAATGGCTCGGTCGGCGCGGGCGACGGCAACGGCTTCAAGTCCGGCGGCAGCGACGGCAAAGATCTGCACCACAACGCCGTCTACACGCGGTGCATCGCCGCGGGGAACGTCAACGACGGCTTCGACCACAACAGCAATCGCGGCAGCGTCACGATCCTGAACAGCGCGGCGCACGCCAATGGCAGCAACATCAACTTCAGCACCTCCAACATCGCGGCCTCGTTGACCATCAGAAACACGATCTCTCTGGGGACGAACGGGTCACTGTCGGCGACGACCACGAACATCACCAACAACAGCTGGCAAGGCGGACTGTCCGCCACGAGCGGCGACTTCGTGAGCGTCGACACGAGCCTGCTCAAGGGCCCCCGCAAGGCCGATGGCAGCTTGCCGGACATCGACTACCTGAAGCTGGTGCCTGGCAGCGATCTCCGCGATGCGGGCATCGACGTAGGCGTGGAGTACAGCGGATCCGCGCCGGATCTCGGCCCCTTCGAGAGCGAAGAGTAG
- a CDS encoding PAS domain-containing protein: MDAQKTVALEADLDALQKEVQRLRSRVAELEGADRSFPERLLDALPSLVYVLDLDEGRYIYRNRELADLVGGGCGAAEGPPRGDGLSPTVHPDDIGRIEEYRARVAASESGEQATVEYRVRGRDGGWRWFLERGVALGRDPEGPGRRMLGSAHDITAHKHTEQMLERSESLLHAFLEYTPSMMVAVDAAGRLLLVNREIESFYRMSREELLGRVVYDILPAPAAASIRKANEEVAAAGRPGASEHVLVFPSGPRTYLSTKFPIRDAEGKIYAVGTVSVDISRTKQAEAERAEMQRQLIEIQQATIQELITPLLPLARGVVAMPIVGSVDPARAEQILTTLLEGIADRQAKIAILDITGVKIVDERVAQSLVDAARAAGLLGTRVVLTGIKPQIAQTLTTMGADLSGIVTTGTLESGIAYALGRRLRR; encoded by the coding sequence ATGGACGCGCAGAAGACCGTGGCGCTCGAGGCGGACCTGGACGCATTGCAGAAGGAAGTGCAGCGCCTGCGCTCCCGGGTCGCCGAGCTGGAGGGGGCCGACCGCAGCTTCCCGGAGCGCTTGCTCGACGCGCTGCCCAGCCTCGTTTACGTGCTCGATCTCGATGAGGGGCGGTACATCTATCGTAACCGGGAGCTCGCGGACCTCGTCGGAGGGGGCTGCGGAGCGGCCGAAGGCCCGCCCCGCGGTGACGGCCTGTCCCCGACAGTCCATCCGGACGATATCGGTCGCATCGAGGAGTACAGGGCTCGCGTGGCCGCCTCGGAGAGCGGAGAGCAGGCGACGGTGGAGTACCGTGTGCGTGGTCGTGACGGCGGCTGGCGATGGTTCCTCGAGCGAGGCGTCGCGCTCGGCCGCGATCCCGAGGGACCGGGGCGCCGGATGCTGGGATCGGCGCACGATATCACCGCGCACAAGCATACGGAGCAGATGCTCGAGCGGAGTGAGAGCCTGCTCCATGCGTTCCTCGAATACACGCCGTCGATGATGGTCGCGGTGGACGCCGCGGGCCGCCTCCTCCTCGTGAACCGCGAGATCGAGTCCTTTTACAGGATGAGCCGCGAGGAATTGCTCGGGCGGGTCGTCTACGACATTCTCCCGGCGCCGGCGGCCGCCTCGATACGAAAAGCCAATGAAGAGGTAGCGGCCGCCGGACGCCCGGGCGCATCCGAGCACGTGCTCGTCTTCCCGAGCGGTCCGCGCACCTACCTGTCGACCAAGTTCCCCATCCGCGACGCCGAGGGGAAGATCTACGCGGTCGGGACGGTCTCGGTGGACATCAGCCGAACGAAGCAGGCCGAGGCCGAGCGCGCGGAGATGCAGCGTCAGCTCATCGAGATACAGCAGGCGACGATCCAGGAGCTCATCACGCCGCTCCTGCCGCTGGCGCGCGGCGTCGTCGCGATGCCGATCGTCGGGAGCGTCGACCCCGCGCGCGCCGAGCAGATCCTGACGACGTTGCTTGAAGGGATCGCCGACCGGCAGGCCAAGATCGCCATCCTCGACATCACCGGGGTGAAGATCGTCGACGAGCGGGTGGCGCAATCCTTGGTCGACGCGGCCCGGGCCGCGGGGCTGCTCGGCACCCGGGTCGTGCTCACCGGGATCAAGCCGCAGATCGCGCAGACGCTCACGACGATGGGCGCCGATCTGAGCGGCATCGTGACCACAGGGACCCTGGAGAGCGGCATTGCCTACGCGCTCGGACGCCGGCTCCGCCGGTAA
- a CDS encoding right-handed parallel beta-helix repeat-containing protein: MNVRLLLSLSALGAPLLVATSGWAKDYYVAPAPAGNDANAGSEDAPFASMAKAQSVAMAGDVFYFKGGTYAYTEGTTTCSSGTATISGVVLNKSGSAGNPIRYWAAPGEKPVFDFDGIRDSCRIKGILVSGNYIHLKGLEIKGVRQNNNLNHESWGVWNQGSNNIFEALDVHHIMGAGIFIQRGSNNLVLNCDSHDNFDELTSNGAGESADGFGCHVGARETGNVFRGCRAWWNADDGYDFINSGAACLVENSWAWYNGYKPGTQTGIGNGNGFKGGGYGADPAKFPAEPAAHTVQNCLAAFNRAAGFYANHHPSTLYFYNNTSYGNRPDFNMLGMDSNGKDITVGVYRNNLAFGGTLFSNRNDADDANNSWTAGGVTVSNADFQNPSEMGLEAPRQADGSLPVLTNFRLAPDSDAIDKGVDVGLPYAGSAPDLGCFEAGLVETAGASGAGGAGGAGAGSGGTADTGSGGASASEGATSGGATSGDATSGGTTSVGGGGTSGTGGGGTSPSSADDSAGCACSMPGGHRPGAASLALLNLVLWTLRMRRKRRASASA; the protein is encoded by the coding sequence ATGAACGTGCGGCTCCTCCTCTCGCTGTCTGCGCTGGGCGCTCCGCTGCTCGTTGCGACGAGCGGCTGGGCAAAGGACTACTACGTGGCCCCGGCGCCCGCCGGCAACGACGCGAACGCCGGCAGCGAAGACGCGCCGTTCGCGTCGATGGCCAAAGCGCAGAGCGTGGCCATGGCCGGCGACGTCTTCTACTTCAAGGGCGGCACGTACGCGTACACGGAGGGCACCACCACCTGCTCGAGCGGGACGGCGACCATCAGCGGTGTGGTGCTGAACAAGAGCGGGAGCGCCGGCAATCCCATCAGGTACTGGGCCGCGCCCGGCGAGAAGCCCGTCTTCGATTTCGACGGCATCAGGGATTCCTGCCGTATCAAGGGCATCCTCGTGTCCGGCAATTACATTCACCTCAAGGGGCTCGAGATCAAAGGCGTTCGCCAGAACAACAACCTGAACCACGAGTCCTGGGGAGTGTGGAACCAGGGGAGCAACAACATCTTCGAGGCGCTCGACGTCCACCACATCATGGGCGCCGGCATCTTCATCCAGCGCGGCAGCAACAACCTCGTGCTCAACTGCGACTCGCACGACAACTTCGACGAGCTCACGTCGAACGGCGCGGGCGAGAGCGCGGACGGCTTCGGCTGTCACGTCGGCGCCCGGGAGACGGGCAACGTATTTCGAGGCTGCCGCGCCTGGTGGAACGCGGACGACGGCTACGATTTCATCAACTCCGGCGCAGCCTGCCTCGTCGAGAACTCGTGGGCCTGGTACAACGGCTACAAGCCGGGGACGCAGACCGGCATCGGCAACGGCAACGGCTTCAAGGGCGGCGGCTACGGCGCCGATCCGGCGAAATTTCCGGCCGAGCCCGCGGCGCACACGGTGCAAAACTGCCTCGCCGCCTTCAACAGGGCGGCAGGGTTTTACGCGAACCACCACCCGAGCACGCTCTACTTCTACAACAACACTTCGTACGGCAATCGCCCCGACTTCAACATGCTCGGGATGGATTCGAACGGGAAGGACATCACCGTCGGGGTTTACCGGAACAACCTGGCGTTCGGCGGGACGCTGTTTTCGAACCGCAACGACGCCGACGACGCGAACAACTCCTGGACGGCGGGGGGTGTCACGGTCTCGAACGCGGACTTCCAAAACCCGTCCGAGATGGGGCTGGAAGCTCCGCGACAGGCCGACGGAAGCTTGCCCGTCCTCACGAATTTCCGCCTCGCGCCGGACAGCGACGCCATCGACAAGGGCGTCGACGTCGGGCTGCCCTACGCAGGCTCCGCTCCGGATCTTGGCTGCTTCGAGGCGGGGCTGGTCGAGACCGCGGGGGCCTCCGGCGCTGGCGGAGCGGGGGGCGCCGGCGCGGGCAGCGGCGGTACCGCGGATACGGGGTCGGGCGGCGCAAGCGCTAGCGAAGGAGCCACGAGCGGAGGAGCGACGAGCGGCGACGCAACCAGCGGCGGCACGACGAGCGTCGGTGGCGGCGGAACCTCGGGCACGGGCGGCGGTGGCACCAGTCCGAGCAGCGCCGACGATTCAGCCGGCTGCGCGTGCAGTATGCCTGGCGGCCACCGGCCAGGCGCAGCGAGCCTCGCGCTCCTCAACCTCGTGCTGTGGACCTTGAGAATGCGCCGGAAGCGCCGAGCCTCAGCCAGCGCATGA